Genomic segment of Oncorhynchus tshawytscha isolate Ot180627B linkage group LG13, Otsh_v2.0, whole genome shotgun sequence:
GAaacgtcgctggaagctctggactgtgaactatcgccggaagctctggactgtgaaccgtcgcaggaagctctggactgtgaacaatcggcagaagctctggactgggaaccgtcgccggaagctctggactggggaccatcgccggaagctctggactggggaccatcgccggaagctctggactggggaccgtcgcctgaaactctggactggggaggcgcactggaggcctgatgcgtggggccggtacaggtggcgccagactggtgacacacacttcagggcgagtgcggggagcagggaCAGGACATACCTGACTGGGAACACGCATttcagggagagtgcgaggagcaggcacaggacgtacctgactgggaaggcgcacttgagggagagtgcgaggagtaggcacaggacgcaccggactgggaaggcgcactggagggagagtgtgaggagcaggcacaggatgcACCGGACTGGGGACAtgcacttcagggagagtgcgaggaggagACACATGACGCACCGGACTGGAGAGGCGCACTTGAGGCCAGAAGCGTGGAACCGGCACAGGTTGCACCAGACTTCTAACTGGATCCTCTGGTCAGATGGTCAGATGTTGAACAGAACACACTTGCACAACATCTCcactcatctcactctctcccaacTTCGCCATTGCCTCCCTGACAGTCTCTGGCTCATCCCTCTGCTCAGCCACCAGCTccatgtgcccccccccaaaaaatcatggGGCTGTCCTTGGGCTTTCTGTAGCCGCGAACCCTTTCTTCGTCGCAGTCCTCCATAATCTCCTTCCATCTGTCGCCAAGGAAGGGTTTCGCATCTCTCCATCACTtcttcccatgtccagaaatccttccctctttgggcacgctgcttggtcctggtttgatgggatattctgtcacattATTTTTTAGCATACTTGGTCCAACGTGCAgtgtgatctgggttccacatcttcaTTTAGCGAAACACACAAAAGCAAGAACgaaacaaacaacgaaccgtAACTAAGAGGTGTAAcatacaatatcccataaaacacaggtggacaaaatgctacttaaatatgatccccaattagagacaacgatagccagctgcctctaattgggaatcacaccaaacaccaacatagaaaaactcaACTAGAACACATAGAATATAcacatagaaaataataactagtaaaccccccagtcacgccctgacctactataccATAGAAAAActaaggctctctatggtcaggatgtgacaattTTGCAGTATTGCGGGCAAGGGAAGTACAACATTCGTTGACAGACACCTAAACTAGTTTCAGCTATTTTATTTCAGTGCCAGGGTAGGTTTTTTTTTTGCAACATTATTTGTTTTGTAACAAGAGTATCACATTTGTCAGTTGTCTGAATTGAGCATCTTGTTAAAGTTAGTTATTTTGTAGTTATTCACCTGTATTCAGTTACCCCTGGGGAATTTAGCTTTGAATGGATAGATCCTCCAATAAAGACTTTATGCTTCATGTAAAATGCTCACCTGCCATGCATGGCTATCAAGTTCACTAAGTTTGAAAGTGTAAGTTTGTCTTGAGGGGGCAGTGCGGCTTTAAGAAAATATGTTTATTGTGAATGTCAAATAACATGTAGTTAACAGCCAAAGATACGTGTGTATTGGAGGCGTGCTCTGATGTGGGTGTGTCTTGTGTATAACTTGAAACtagtctaaccagctctgctatggTGTCTAAAacggtcagagtgaggtgttctgtAATTTGTGTCAACCTGACGTAATGTAGCAGGCGTAAAAAAAACATCTGAGagcatttttctttctttctggtcCTGACAAGAGAAAAAAACAGTTGGGAAATCTTCCATCGAGACCAGACAGGAAGCTTTCAGCACCTGTTCTCCTCATCTGGCTGCTCAACTTCTCTTTCGTCTGTTTCTTAACTGCTCCAAAGTAGACTTGATAGGCCTATGAACAATGTTCCAACGGTACACACTATTTAAtcggtggatttctgaacataactcgccaaccaaatggaggtattttggatataaaaataatctttatggaacaaaaggaacatttatggtgtaactgggagtctcgtgagtgcaaacatccgaagatcatcaaaggtaagcgatttaatgtattgcttttctgacttttgtgaccaatctacttggctgctagccaATATTTtagtaatattttgtctactgaggagatgtccttacataaacgcttggtatgctttcgccgaaaagctttattgaaatatgacatgccaggtggattaacacctTAACAGGCTATATTGCACTTGGGATTTCatgaaaattatatatttttagtcatttaatttgaatttggcgctctgcaattcagcggtggCAATTCAGCGgtggttgacgaaaatgatcccgctaaagggatgggaGCATCAAGAATTAAGGcaatgacctgagccctaggaccatgccccaggactacctgacatgatgactccttgctgtccccagtccacctggccatgctgctgctccagtttcaacttccacctgactgtgctgctgctccagtttcaactgttctgccttattattattcgaccatgctggtcatttatgaacatttgaacatcttggccatgttctgttataatctccacccggcacagccagaagaggactggccaccccacatagcctggttcctctctaggtttcttcctaggttttggcctttctagggagtttttcctagccaccgtgcttctacacctgcattgcttgctgtttggggttttaggctgggtttctgtacagcactttgagatatcagctgatgtacgaagggctatataaataactttgatttgatttgatttgaatgagaaTGACAAAACGGGCTCCAACCCAAGATGGAGCTTGTGGTCCAGTCAATAACAGGATTGTGTTTCTGAAGCCAAAATCCCAAAACCACAGGAACATAGGGGGAAATCGATGAGGAGGAACTGTATGGTCTCACTGTGGTTTCCTGATACCCGTATATGAACGGGCACTGTGCTATGGGTGACTCTTCTAACAGGGTGGCCGTCCAGTGCCCTTGCATccatggggacagagagaagttGAGTGGGAATACATAATTCAGAAACCATGGTAGCGCCCATAAAACTTTCATTAGTCCCAGAGTCAATGAGAACCTGGAGAGACTTAGCctggtctccccacagcagaaTCACAAAAAAAGGTGGGCAGGCGATGGAAATTAGGGGACTCCCAGTTTGGCTCACCAGAGTAAGGTTTCTTAAGAGGGCAAGTGGCTATATATTGTCCCGCTcctccacagtacagacaacagttAGAATTCAGCCTACGTGAGCGTTCCCCAACCGATAATCTAGCTCTTCCCAGTTACATGGGCTCAGGAGTATCCAACTCACCCATCGCCGATGATTCCCTGGGAACCTCGGGTGTTTTCGGCTCTCCGCTATCTTCGATCGGTCCGACGGGAACAAAGAGGGCTGGTGTTCGAAAATGAGGGAACTCTGGGAAAGGAATCCCCGGCAGGTACCAGGATCGCATACATAACGCTCCAGAGGAGGTAAGCAGGGTTTTGGGGGATCCCGGGTAGGTTGAACAAATCCACTAGTATTAGAAAGGTTATTGGGTGGTTGGGAGGTCTCAAATGTGTCATGCTGCCTATGAGCTAATTCACAGATTTGCTCCGATATAGCCTTGAACCTGTGGTCGTGGCATTCCGTAAGGGAACAAAGCCCTTCCAAGAGGTCCCAAAGTTGCTCCTCATGcctcccaatggtggctccctgcagggagacaacGTGATgaagctggtccaagtctgctgggtctgtcatggccagtttgtactTTAAGGGCAGACACAGTAGGCAGACGGTTGAGCCCccaatatttattataacaaaaggagtaggcaaaaggcaggtcgggcACAGTTgtgagttcataaaccaggtcagagtccaaacagtaccaggcaatgggcaggctcgaggtcaggatgGGCAGGAGTTCAGTaatcaggtcagagtccaaacagtaccaggcgatagGCAGGCTCGGGGACAGAACAGGTGGAGGTTAGGCAGGCGGGTTTggcgtcaggacaggcaagggtcaaaactaggagggctaggaaaaaacagactgggaaaaaggacCAAGGAAAAAACGCTGGTCGACTTggcaaaacaagacaaactggcacagagagacagcaaaCACAGGCATATATACACCAGGTATagtaagcaacacctggagggtggTGGAAACAGCACAAGGataggtgaaactgatcagggcgTTACAATCTAAGTAAGTAACAAATCTAGAAATGCAAAACTGTCTGGATCGATACACTGGATGTAAATGTGTAAAAGGTAAGCCCACCTTATAGCCCACCTGGCACCATTCTGTCCATCCCTAATGGAAAATAGGCCCtgtatggtatatacagtatatgcttGGCGATTGTTTCACATTTTGAGAGAGACATCTAGGGAAATAATGTAGCATGAAAacaaactacactgctcaaaaaaataaagggaacacttaaacaacacaatgtaactccaagtcaatcacacttctgtgaaatcaaactgtccacttaggaagcaacactgattgacaatacatttcacatgctgttgtgcaaatggaatagacaggtggaaattataggcaattagcaagacaccccaaataaaggagtggttctgcaggtggtgaccacagaccacttctcagttcctatgcttcctggctgatgttttggtcacttttgaatgctggcggtgctttcactctagtggtagcatgagatggagtctacaacccacacaagtggctcatgtagtgcagctcatccaggatagcacatcaatgcgagctgtggcaagaaggtttgctgtgtctgtcagcgtagtgtccagagcatggaggcgctaccaggagacaggccagtacatcaagagacgtggaggaggccgtaggagggcaacaacccagcagcaggaccgctacctccgcctttgtgcaaggaggagcaggaggagcactgccaaagccctgcaaaatgacctccagcaggccacaaatgtgcatgtgtctgttcaaacggtcagaaacagactccatgagggtggtatgagggcccgacatccacaggtgggggttgtgcttacagcccaacaccgtgcaggacgtttggcatttgccagagaacaccaagattggcaaatttgccactggcgcactgtgctcttcacagatgaaagcaggttcacactgagcacatgtgacagagtctggagacgccgtggagaacgttctgctgtctgcaacatcctccagcatgaccggtttggcggtgggtcagtcatggtgtggggtggcatttctttggggggccgcacagccttccatgtgctcgccagaggtagcctgactgccattaggtaccgagatgagatcctcagaccccgtgtgagaccatatgctggtgcggttggccctgggttcctcctactgcaagacaatgctagacctcatgtggctggagtgtgtcagcagttcctgcaagaggaaggcattgatgctatggactggcccgcccgttccccagacctgaatccaattgagcacatctgggacatcatgtctcgctccatccaccaacgccacgttgcaccacagactgtccaggagttggcggatgctttagtccaggtctgggaggagatccctcaggagaccatccgccacctcatcaggagcatgcccaggcattgtagggaggtcatacaggcacgtggaggcaacacacactactgagcctaattttgacttgttttaaggacattacatcaaagttgtatcagcctgtagtgtggttttccactttaattttgagtgtaactccaaatccagacctccgtgggttgataaatttgatttccattgacaattcttgtgtgattttgttgtcagcacattcaactatgtaaagaaaaaagtatttaataagaatatttgattaattcagatctaggatgtgttattttcgtgttccctttatttttttgagcagtgtatattctgtCTGAAATGTTCTGAGGACCAGTTGATCTACTGTATGTAACATGATATCTGTGTGCCAGATATCTGACTGATGACTAGTTTTGGTATTCCTCAGAAATGTCGAGTCATACCAGAAAGGCAACTACCTGGGACACAAGAGAAACCTGTTGTCAAATATGGAAATGTCAAATATCCTAACAAATTCCAGATAATTCCTTGATAATAACAAATATAGTGCATATACTGTATTAAGTTTTATTGCGAAATCAGAGGACCagatatacatttacattttagtcatttagcagacacttgtatccagagcgacttacagttagtgtagtcatcttaaaatagctagaTGGGACAACCACATACCAATCTTGTTTTTCCAGCGTCACTGTGAGATATGTTTGACTCTCCAAATAAAATAATACAGTAAGGTTAATGATGATGTATTGTATGTATAACACACATTGGTCATGTACTCCATCCACCCTGTAAAAAGATGAAGAAAGTTTTGTAGTTCTGTCAAAAGAAAATTGTGCGAAACACCAGTATATTTTTTATTCCATGCATACCTTACAATGTGGAAAAAATAAGCCAATAACAAGAGCATAAAAACATGTTTATTGAGTCAGTAGGTACCAGGTCATTAGTCCACTAAATCACCTCTTTCCCTGGGACCCAATTAATGCAGCCATTAACCTGTAGAGACCTGAGGGGCTGAAGGAGCGGCACAGCTGGTCTTGATTGCataccaaatggtaccctattccctatgttggCCAGagccctctggtcaaaagtggtgcattacatagggaatagagtgccatttgtgacacacaTTCTGTCATTGAAAGTGTACTGAAGGCCTAGGATATTCAAGAGTGACAATAAGGGTCCTCACTTTTACCTCAGCAGGAATAGCTCTGGGCCTAAATTTTAAAGTATAGCTATGACTTAGGGTCCAGAGTTACTCTGTTTTCCCTGGTTAGGTTATATGGTCCGGGAAACCGCCCTTTGTCAGAGGCTTTGGATTAGTTTCACCGAACCATTTCTTTATTGTACATGGTGCACAATACATAGCACACAAACTCCTGCTAAAGAGTTAATGATAGATCTGATAGCTTTGTCAGCCCAGCACATTGGTGATGTCACATACTTCTTCTACAGTGTAAATTACCAGACTAGAGGGtccccacacatacagttgaagtcggaagtttacatacaccttagccaagtaaaTTTatactccgtttttcacaattactgacatttaatccgacttaaaattccctgttttaggtcagttaggatcaccacttgattttaagaatgtgaaatgtcagaataataaagtaggtcagaagtttacatacaatcaattagtatttggtagcattacctttaaattgtttaacttgggtcaaacgttttggggtagcctttcacaagcttcccacaataagttggttgaattttgtcccattccttctGACGGAGAtggtgtagctgagtcaggtttgtaggcctccttgcttgcacgcgctttttcagttctgcccacaaattaaaaaattttcagttctgcccacacccaacttattgtgggatgcttgtgaaacgtttgacccaagttttaaAAAttaaggcaatgcaaccaaattctaattgagtgtatgtcaacttctgacccactgggaatgtgatgaaagaaatacaagctgaaataaaattctctctatgattattctgacatttcacattcttaaaatcaagtggtgatcctaactgacctaagacatgagTTATTTTATAAGACATTTTAACTCgtattacatgtcaggaattgtgaaacactgaaacatgtatttggctaaggtgtatgtaaacttctgaattcaGCTGtactttttattaatttattttctaGTAATGTCCACCACTTTTCAATCCTATTATGtacaagtttggggtcacttagaaatgtcctttaaaataacatcaaattgatcataaatacagtgtagacattgttaatattgtaaatgactatagtagctggaaacggttgattttttaaaatgtaatatctacatatccgtacagaggcccattatcactcctgtgttccaatggcacgttgtgttagctaatccaagtttatcattttaaaaggctaattaatcattagaaaacccttttgcaaatatattagcacagctgaaaactgttgtactgattaaagaagcaataaaactggccttctttagacttgttgagtatctggagcatcagcatttgtgggttcgattacaggctcaaaatgaccagaaacaaagaactttcttctgaaactcatcagtctatttttGCTCTGAGAAATGAGGGCTATTTCGTGcgataaattgccaagaaactgaagatctcgtacaatgctgtgtactactccatttacagaacagtgcaaactggctcttaccagaatagaaagaggaatggaAGGCAcctgtgcacaactgagcaagaggacaagtacattagagtgtctagtttgagaaacagacgcctcacaactggcagcttcattaaatagtacccaccaaacaccagtctcaacgtcaacagtgaagaggcgactccgggatgctggccttcttggcagggttcctctgtccagtgtctgtgttctttttcccatcttaatcttttctttttattggccaatctgagatatggcttctctttgcaactctgccttgaaggccagcatcccagagtgtgcttttctttcaaaaacaaggacatttctaagtgaccccaaatttttGAACGGTAACGTAGGTCCAACCAACCTCAAatctgcagaccacgtgtatggcatcgtgtggaagagtggtttgctgatgtcaacgttgtgaacatggtggtggtggggttatggtatgggcagtcataagctatggacaatgaacacaattgcattttattgatggcaatttgaatgcacagagatgctgtaacgagatcctgaggtccattgtcgagccattcatcacctcatgtttgagcataataatgcacagccccatctTGCATGATCTGGACACCGTTTCTGGAAGCTGAAACTGTCCAAGTTCtcccatggtctgcatactcaccaggcaAGTTTGGGATAATCTGGATTGACGGGTACGACGGCATGTTCTACTtccagccaatatccagcaacattgcacagccattgaataaGAGTGGGAAAATATTccacattccacaatcaacagcctgatcaactctatgcgaaggagatgtgtcgcgctgtaTGAGGCAAATAGAagtcacaccaaatactgactggttttctgatcaacacccctacctttttaaaggtactgtatatgtgaccaaaagatgcatatctgtattcccagtcatgtgaaatccatagattagggcctaattcatttatttcaattgactgatttccttatatgaactgtaactcggtaaagTCTTTTAAAAATGCATGTTACATTTACAATATACCTTATCATAACGTTATACTGCAACCAAACCGGTATCTGTACTGAACTCCCTCTTATGGTCCCGAGGTTAATGTCATGTTTTAATGTTCCTTCAATATTCTCAGAACATCAGTGGGATCACGTCTCGCTGAAACCCTTAAACAGCATTTCCCAAATGTTGACCTGGTGACCCCAAGGGttgcatgttttgttattttccttagcactacacagctgaatcaaataatcaactaatcatcaaactttgattatttgaatcagctatgTAGTGCTTGGGCAAAAAAATGCTTGTGCAGGACAGAGTTTGGTCAACGCTGCCTGAAATGGACCTAATGGGGACATTGCCAAATGTCTTTTGGACATCCTCTGTTTGCTGGGTTAATACATAAATAGAGTAAATATAATCCAATTAGTTGCTTGTCATAAACTCTATGTAGATCCATCTCTATGGAGTGGTTACATGTTGACACTGAAACTACAATCCCATGTGATCATACACTATGATATATTTAGAGGCTACCCGGACAAGTTATTGAAGCAGTATCACTCTCTCAAGCAAGAAGACACATGGACACAAGTTTCTGAGCCTAAACAGAATAAAATGATTCACACTTGAATTCATTCACCTCCATACATGCTGAAGCCTTGTAAAGACTACGAATTGCTGCATTGACCAGAGGAAGAAAATTAACAAAAGCTATGGAGAACTCAACCCAAGTCAAGTTCTTTTATCTCTTTGGCTTACAAGAGACATTTATCAACAAATCGGTCTATTTTACCTTGTCTCTTATCACATACCTTCTCATCATCACTGTGAATCTGACTCTGATCATAACAATCATTCAGCAGAAAGGTCTCCATGAGCCCATGTATATCTTTCTGTGTAGTTTATGTATCAATGGATTGTATGGAACTGCTGGTTTCTACCCCAAGTTCTTACTGGACCTTCAGTCAGATGTTCAGGTGATATCTTATGGTGGATGTTTCACTCAAGCCTATGTAATATACACATCTGTCATGTGTGAACTTTCTACTCTAACAGTGATGTCTTATGACAGGTATGTGGCAATATGTAGACCACTACTATACCATAACATTGTGACATCTTTAACTATTAGAAAGTTACTCTTATTGTCTTGGTGTTATCCTTTATTTATAGCACTCATAGCAGTTAGTTTAGCCGTCAGACTTCCTTTGTGTGGATCTCGCATTGATAAGATCTTCTGTGACATTCCGTCTATACTGAAACATGCATGTTTACCCATTACCATCAATCAGAATTTGAACAAATTTGTAATAGTGGTTCATGTTTTACAGTTACTTTACATTGTATTTTCTTACTGTCAGATTGTAAGGACTTGTGTAAAGTCAGCTAAGGGAAGGATTAAGTTCACACAGACATGTGTGCCACATTTAATAACAATGGTTATTTTCATCACAGTGACCCTGTTTGACACGTTGCAAGGGTGGAATAGTAGTGTAAATATTACGCTAAATATGCGTAATGCAATGGCTGTGCAATTCCTTGTTATACCACCTGTCTTTAACCCTCTCATATATGGACTTAACCTCCAGCAGATTCGAAGGGCCATTTTTAGAAAGTGTAATGCACATAAAATCATTGATATGAGACGTTAGTTACATGATCTTAAACAACAGGGAGTCTTCCTGATGTCAGAAGTCAACAAAAATAAAGGTCAAATCTGCCAAAACTGTTGCATGGTTAAATGGTGCTTCATTTCTAGATACCTATATCAAGGggcacaactttggttttagaagtgtggTGACATAATCTGGCAGGGTTTTCTGGGGTTCTATTGCTACTTTCCTGCATTTCTATTGGTCGATCAAACGTAGTCttttctttcgaccaatcgatttgTCCATTTTTAAACATGTAtatttccatatatagacacaccctgtGTACCAATTTATATACCATTTCTACCAATTTGCGCATCAGTTATGAtattcatatgcacatttttgtggtcagagtt
This window contains:
- the LOC112266108 gene encoding olfactory receptor 6N1-like, which gives rise to MENSTQVKFFYLFGLQETFINKSVYFTLSLITYLLIITVNLTLIITIIQQKGLHEPMYIFLCSLCINGLYGTAGFYPKFLLDLQSDVQVISYGGCFTQAYVIYTSVMCELSTLTVMSYDRYVAICRPLLYHNIVTSLTIRKLLLLSWCYPLFIALIAVSLAVRLPLCGSRIDKIFCDIPSILKHACLPITINQNLNKFVIVVHVLQLLYIVFSYCQIVRTCVKSAKGRIKFTQTCVPHLITMVIFITVTLFDTLQGWNSSVNITLNMRNAMAVQFLVIPPVFNPLIYGLNLQQIRRAIFRKCNAHKIIDMRR